AGGCTTGTGAAGTACTGGGTCTGGTATTCAAGCGTCGTCTTTGCGGCGAGTTCCTTGGTAACCTTGTCGATAACGGATGCGTTGCCGTTCGCGATACCGGTCACGTCATTTGCTTTGATTACTTCGCTCTTGTAAGCGTTTACAATTTCATCGCCGAGATGGTAAGTCCTGTTCGCCTGGTCAATATTCATTTTTCCGGCCTGCACCTGGATGAGAACTTCTTCGAGATGCGGGCCGCCGTTTTCAATGCTCTTGGCATTGAAATTCTTGACTGCGGACTGGAGGTTTGTGACTTCGTCTTTCACGAGGCTTGAAATGCTCAAGTCGCCAAGGTAATGCCCCTGCGAACCGTAAGACTGCGCGACTTCCTTTGCTGTCATCGGTTTGTCTTCCTGCACGAGCTTCGGAACCGTTGGCGTCGGGCTTGCGATAATCGCTCTTGAAGAATCGGATTCGCCGATAGTCACGACCGGGGCGCTAGTGACAACCACTCTCTGCTCGCCGGAGATGCGGACGAACGGATTTCTCGGATCGGTGCTTCTGTGGAGCAAGTCTGTATGGACATTCGGGACAAGCTTGATGGAATCGCCCATGACCGGAATATTGTCCTTGTCGTTGCTGGAACTTCTGAAAATGAGTTTCCATTTGGATTTTGACTGCTTGACGAGAATATCCGGGACGATATCGTTCCTTTCGAGCTCAGTCTGCTTGAAGAAATATGTAAAGTAGTTGGCGTCGGCTTCGTTTTCGCAGTCCAGACCTTCACTAAATGTCAGCTGCAGCACGGTCGAACCGTCGTCGCTGTAAGAGATGTCCGCTGCTGTAATCACGGGGCCAATCGAGTCGGTTACATCGCTTGTGAGGCTGATGGTCGTTGGGACTCCGCCTTCCGTATATTTCCAGAACGGCGTCAATTTTCCGCTATAGACTGATTCTGCGCCGCCGGTGAAGGGGACTGTTCCAAATCCGCCGTCTGCGGTGATTGCAAGAGAACTGTCAAAGTCGTTTGCTACAAATCCGTTGACTATCGTCGGGAATACTTCGCCAAATTCCAACTGGATGGAATCCATGTGCACAAACAGCTGGTTGAGCGTGCCGATTGGCTTTGAGAGCTTGGCGAAGACGCTGTCGCCGCGTCCGTCACCATCCCTGTCGAAGAAACTTGCAAAAACGACTTGCGGGACAGGCGGTTCCATGAACGAAATGTTTTTCCATACCGCTTGCTGTGTTTCGTCGGCGCTTGTCACGACAATCTTAGAGTTGATGACCGGGGTGGTCGCCTTCACGTAGAATGTCGCCTTGCCGTTCTTGAGCGTAATGGCCGTAATGGCGTTCCCGTTTTCGTCGCAGGGGATGACTGCCGGGTTGTTTGTTGCAATGTAGACCATGTCGTCAAAGGTGGCCCAATCCTCGAGAGTGACATTCACGGGGTAGCGCGTGTTCACCCACTTGCCGAGCGTGTCGACTGAGCCATCTACGGCGCCGTCCATGCCCTTGGGGATGACTGACCACTTATTTTGTGCGTCTACGCGGGCGAAGAAGATTTCGGGCGAGTCGTACTGGTCAATGACAAAAGTGATTTCGTCGTACTGGGATTCATCTTTTTGCAACGAGAAACGCAGCTGGTACGTTCCAGGCGGGAGCGTGCGCATGGTCCTTATCAAGTCGGTGTTGATGGTAAACCCAGTGTAGCCCGGCTTGATGGTGATGCCGCCGAACCAGACGCCGATGCTGTCAAGCGGGACGCCTTCTGCGTAGGCGCCGCTACCGATCAAGGTGAAGTTCGAGGGCGCGTCAACAGTGTCCTTGATGGTCGTGCCGGAGAAGTCGCAGGAGAGTGCCTGCTCGCGGATAATCTGGTAAATCTGGAAGTCGAGAACTCCGTTTGCCGAAAGGTCCTGGTAGAACAGGCTAGCCTCGGTCTTTAAGTCGATGGATGTTCTCATCATGAAGTTTGAAGATGAAGTATGGCGTTCTGCGTAGAAAATGTGGAATGGGTAGTTGAAGCCTTCGGTAAGCCCAAGCGTATCCAAGTCCACAGCGCCCGAGACCTGCGAATGCTGGCCGCCGATATCCACGACCAGGCGGTTGTTGATGAACACCCAGACGTCGTCATCGCCAAGGAACTCGAAGTATTGCCCCGGGACGTATTCGAACGTCGCCTGGATTTTCATGGTGAAACCGTAGTTGTGCCTCTTGTTGTGGCCGGAGATGTTGTCAAAGTAGGGGTTCAGCACAGTCTGTTCGGCATCGAGGTACTGGAAGTCGTCCAGCAAGAAAAGTCCGCCTTCAGGGCTGTTGCCGTCCTTTTGGCCAAGCCAGAGACCGTCATCCTGGAGCTGCAATTCGATGGAGCGGCAGGTGGCGTTGGAATACTGCTTGCCGTTTTTCTGGGCGATAATTTCGGGCAGGAACCACTTGTCGAGATGGGTCGTAATTTTGCAGTTTTCAGGGAAGTTAATGGATGGGACCGGCACTCCGTTTGCACCCAGGGTTTCCTGGACCATGCCCCTCATGTAGCCCCTGTTCTTTTCGTCCTTTGCGTTGCTTCCGCCACAACCGCCAGAACCGAAGTCTGCACTCACGCCGTTTGCCGGGTCGCCGTTTTTGCCGACGCCGTCACCATCGCCCTTGGTGCCGTGGAGCCAGTCGAACATCATCACTGGGAGCGTTTTCGTGGGGCAGTCGCCCAAGATGCCTGGATATTTCGTGTAGACAGTTGTCGGCATGCCAATCTCTTTGCCTGCCTTGACCCAGACCGTATCGGCTTCGGCTACAGCAGAATCAAGCGAAAGCAGGGTGCTTTGGGCAATCGGGAGGATTTTTGTTGAGAAATGGTTGTCAGTTACGTATTCATTTCCGATGGTCTGCTTGAAGTAGACTTGCAGGGAACCGCTAGGCGGGACAATTCTTGCTTCAAACCAGCCGCAGTAGTTTTTGACGGTAGTCATCTTGGAGGAGTCGCCACCAGCGATGTAAAGGACGGCGGACGTGTTTGTCCAGGGAGCAAAGAAGCGGATTGTTTTTCTTTTGGCTTGTGTGGGTCTGTCGGGGGTTGTCGGGTTGTCGTTTCCAGGCTGGGTTGTCGGTGTGTCGTTCCCTGGCTGCGTTGTCGGAGCCTTTCCCGGTGCTGTAATGGGTTCCGGGCTATTGACCTGTATGACGCCAAAATCCGAAAAACTGATAATCAGGTTGTTTTGAACCGGCTGTTCTATGTTTTCGCTATTGGAAAGTGGCGAAATGGTGGCTAAGGCTTCACCCTTGCAGTTGCGGGTTGCGTAAAAAGTGAATTTAGGGTTTTGTGAATTGTTTAGGGATTGCTTGGTATAGAACGATGTGCCGTCGCCGTAGCTCGAAAGCTCAACACATTTTGTTGAACTCCCCCTTCTTTCGATGGAAACATAAAGTTTTTCACCACTATATATGGTTGTTCCATTTTGGATACGAAATGAGTAGTCGGCGGCCATCGACGAAACCGTGGCGCATAAGAGTACGAAAAATAAACTGGAGACAATATGCTTACACCGCATCCACAACTCCCTGAAGATGTTACCCTAATACAAAATACATTCAATATTGTGATTTTTATCAAATTTTTTTTACAACTTTGTAAAATAAATTGAGAAGACAACAACTAGGACTTGTTTTTCCCGCTTCTAGGGCGAAAAGTTCCGATTTTGCCCTCACTGATAATTTACTGCAAACGAAAAAAGGCACCCGAAGGTGCCCTGTTTTTTTAATACCGCTATTACAGGTCGAAATCGGCGATGGAGAGCTTCCCATGACGGAATCCCCAAAGGAAGTCCTGCGTGCGTTTCGTTATCCTCTTGCCGTTCACGATAAGGCGGATTTCGAGGCGGGCGATGTAGACTCCTGTGCCGGCGAGGCGGCCTTTCTTGGACCTCATGTTCCAGGCGAGGTAGAGGTGCCCGTCGTTTCCGAGGCAGTTCTTGGCGCCGTCCTTCTTGAAGATGTTGTCGTTGCAGGCGATGTTGCCTTCGTCGCTATTGACGAAGTGCCCGAGGCTCGAGTAGTAGGTTGTCTTGTAGCTGAGCTCGGTCCTGTCGGCCATGGATTCGGCAATCGTCTTGACATCGTCTTCGGTGCCGTGCATGTAGTTGTTCAGGTTGTCCTTGGATAATAGGCCGTTGTTGTAGGCGTTGGCAATCACATCGCTTACGCCAAACCTCTCCTTGGCTTCCTTGGGGGAAATTTCCTTGCGGTCCATCATGGCGATGATGGTCTCGAGCGTGACGGATGTCGATTGGCTTCCGCTCTTGACAGCCTCTTTGTCGGTGAATACGGAACCAGCCTTTACGACCTTCACGATTTCGCTGATTTCGTTTTCGACAAGTTCAGACATGTTCATATCGCCGAGATAGTGGCCCTGGGTACCGTAAATTTCGCCCACTTGCGTTGCCGTGAGTGGCTTGTCGCTCGTGACGAGTATCGGGACGGTCGCAGAATCGCTACGGACGATTTCCTTGGTCTTTTCGAAGTTTGGCGAGTCCTTGTCCATCGTGACAACCGGAGGGCTTGTCACGGTGATGCGCTGTTCACCCGTGATGCGTACCCACGGGTTCAGGTCGTGGGCCGGGATCCCTGCAAGGTCAAGCGAGAGGCCGCTTTCGGAGGGAGGCTTGATGCGGATGGTGTCGCCAACGACAGGGATGATGTCTGTAGTGGACTTTCTCGAGAAGAAGAGCTTCCAGCGGTTTGCCGGCGAAGTGACGATATAGTCCGCTTCCTGCACGAAGGTGGAGAATGTGCCGCTGCCATAGCTGCGGAAGCTGAACAAGCTTGAACTTGCGTTCTGCGCGGTGAGGCCTTCGCTGAATGTGATTGTGAGCGCAGTCCTTCCGTCTGAGGTGTATGAGATTTCGGCGGCCATGATGACAGGACCAATTCCATCGCCGAGCAGGCCGTCTACGGAGAAGTTAGAAACGGAATGGTCTTCGGGGTTTGTGTAAGTGTAAAGGGCGGTAATCTTTCCGGAGTAGGGTTCCAGTGAGCCGCCGGTAGAGATGGCGGGCCCGAATCCGTCCCCATCTGCGACTATTGAAAGTACGCGGTCGCCTTCGGCGTAGCGGATGTTTGCGGTCTCGTAATGCGTAAGCCCGAACGTGAAAGAGATGGCGTTGAGCACGCTATTGCCGCCGAGCGGCTTGTTGAAGCTCACCCAGACGCTGTCACCGCGGCCATCGCCATTCCTGTCGTAGATGAATGCGGTTTCAATCTGTGGAACGGGCGGTTCTGCGATGTTGATGTTTGTCCATGCGGCGCTCTTGTTCTTTGCGGCTGCCGTAGAAATCGTTATTGAACCATGGTTAATGGCGCCTGTTGCCTTGACAAAGAACGTGTTCTTGCCTTCGATGAGCATGAACTCGTTATTCGGTAACGGGTTGCCTAGAGAATCGCATGGGATGAGTTTCGGATCGCTCGTGGAGACTTGCACGGCGATGCCGCTATAGCTTGACGCCCATTCCTCGACGTAGGAGACGTTGATGGGGTAGATGCGGCCTGCCCAGAGCTTTTCTTTCTTGTTCAGGTTGATGGGGAGCGTGTCGCTATCGACATTGCGGCTGGCAATGTTTCCGAGCGGCTTCCAGAACTTGTCGAGGCAGAGCGTGTCTTTGGTGACTACGTCTGCGAAGCAGTAGCTTGAGTCGATGATGTCTGCAAATGCGATGTTCGGAAGTTCCGTCGGCGGGATGGTGAAGTAGACGTCCTTATATTCCTTCGGGTTGTTCTTGAGCGCCACACGTACATAGTATGTTCCCGGCGGCAATGCCTGCGTGCGTGAAATCGTTGTCGTGTTGATGGTGAGCATCGTGAAATCGTTCGAAATCGTGATGCCGTTGTAGTAGGCGGTGTCGAGCTTGCTTAACGCAACTCCTGTCATTGGGAGACTTTTCCCGAATAGCGAGAAGTTGGATGGACCGCGTTCCGTGCGCTTGGTCTCGGAGTTTGCTGAAAAGTCGCAGGCGAGCGTCTTTTCGCGGATGTTCTGCCACACTTCCTTCTTGATGAGGGTGGAATCTACAGAGTGGTCCGTGAGCAACATGCTGGATTCCACTTTGAGATCGATGGAGGTTCTCATCATGAAGTTCGACTGCGTGCGCTTGCGTTCGGCGTAGAAAATATGGAACGGATAAGTCTCGCCCGGCGTGAGTCCGAGATCGTCCAGGTTTACGGACTTCTTGACCTTTCTATGCTGGCCGCCAATATCGACTACAAGTTTGTTGTTAATGAACACCCATACGTCGTCGTCGCCATTGAATTCAAAGTACTGTCCTTTCACATAAACGAATTCAGCCTGGATTTTCATCGCGAATCCGTAGTTGTGGTAGCCCGGTGCGTCGCTTCCGCCGCTGATGGAATCGTAATGCGGGTTTTCGATGGTGTGGGCGCTGTCGAGCCAGCGGAAGTCGTCGAGCAGGAACAGTCCGCGTTCGGGACTTTCGTCGTCTTTCTGTCCGAGCCAGAAACCGTCATCGGTAAGCGTGAGTTCGAGGTCGCGGCAGGTGACGTTTGTATAGGAGTTCACGCCATCGCTGTAAAGCACTTCGGGGAGGAACCAGCTGTTCAAATGAGTGGAGTTCTTGCATCCGCCGGGGAAGTTCTTAGCCATCACGGGGACGCCGTTTGGGCCGAGCTGCTTTTCGACCATGCCTGTCATCGGGGAGCCTTCGCAACCGCCTTGGCCAAAGTCTTCGCTTGTGCCGGTACCGAACATCGGGACGCCGCGCATGTCAAAGCCCGTGCGGCCTGCGCCGCCATCGCCGTAGTTGAGCCCGTTCTTGGAACCGTCAGAATTCATCGAGCCGTCATACCAGTCGAACATCATCACGGGGAGAATCTTCGGGAGGCATTCGCCGAGAACTCCCGGATAAGCCGTGTGGACTTCTGGCGTTCCGTACTGGTAGGCGACAATCCAGATGGTGTCGCTCAAGGCGAGTGCCGAATCCAGGTTAATCGGCGCGATTGTCGCCAAATCCTCGGTAGAGCCATCTGCACTGATATACGTTGTACCAATCGTCTGCTTGAAATAGACGTTTGCGCTGACTGAAGGCTTGCTGACCTTGCTCTCGAACCAACCGCAGTACGGGGACGCCACCGGACTCATGTAGTTCTCGGTGTCGTTCAAGTACATGATGGCGTTCGTGTTGGTCCATGGGGGCAAAAAGCGGATGTGTTTCTTGGGCTTGACTGCGACCACCGGTTTAGTGTCGGAAATCGTCAACGTCTTGTCGTCGTTGATGACGATCCAGACGACCTGCTTTACGATGTTTGCTGCGTCTGTGACGTTATCCTTGTAGCCCGGGAATAACTCTCCCAAAAGCGGCTTGTTGTTTGGGCTCAGGTCCGTGTGGCATGTGTTACCGTTACAGCCTACTCCAAACTGTAGCCTACGGACGTCTTTCTTGCCATTAGCAAGGCGCTCGTTTGTGAATTCGATGGTGAAAGTGCCATCGGAATTTTTCTCAACGGCCTTGTACACGAAATTGCTTTCGTTGTCGGCATAGTACAAGACGTTGCCCTCGTAAATGATGTGTGCGACAGCAACCGTCTGCGCAAATGCGTAGGCACTGAAAATCGCCAAACACACCAAAACCCTGTAAAAAAGTCCACTGATCCTCATCCGTGACTCCTAAGTATTTATTCCCCTATCCCACAGTGTTTTCCCATACACTTTCAACGCCAAAGATAAAAATTAACTTTGTTTGTCAATGGTAATTAATTATTTATTACACTGAAAAAACGCTATTTTGTGAAAATTTTTGGCATTGTAAATTAAAATAAACGTATTGGCTGTTAGTCATTAGTTGTTGGTCAATGGTCATTGGTTGTGTGGAAATGTTTTTTGAAGCTTGTCATGCCCGCCTCCGAGCGGGCACCTCCTGTCTGTCGAACTAAAAAATCCTACCTTTACACTCGTAAATTCAAAATTGGAGATTAAAATGAATCGTGTTTACCTAGTTGCCACGGCTGCCTCCAACATGGAAGCCAAAGTCCAGGAAATTGTTGACGCTGTTACCAAGGCTGGTCTCATCGCTACGGTCTACAAGCCGCTCCAGGTTTTCAGTGCTGCTGATAGTGTTGCAGAAATCAAGGCCGGCAAGTCTGCCGTGCTCATGGAAAAGATCTGTGCCGATTTCCTCAAGCAGGATTTTGATGATGTCGATGCCGTTGTCGTCGAAGGTGCAACTGGCATGAACGATGTCATTGCTCACAAGTTTAACGATGACCTCGCCTCTGCCCTCGATGCGAAGATTTTTGCCGATGGCGAAGATGCTGAACTCTTCTGCCCGAAGCGTTTGCTCCGTTGCGAAAAGTGCCTCGCTGGCGACCTCGCCACACCGGCCGCTGAACGCCGCGTAAGCCAGGCCATGTTCCGCGCAAGCCTTCTTTCCAAGGCTTCCAAGTGCGTGAAGCGCATTGTTCTCCCGGAAGGCTCTGAACCGCGTACCGTGCAGGCAGCATGCCTCGCTGTCGAACGCAATATCGCCGTGCCGGTGCTCATCGGCTCGAAGGCAGATATCGAAGCTACAGCAAAGACTGTTGGCGTGAAGCTCCCGGCAAACATTGAAATTATCGAACCGAGCGCAGAACTTGCCGAAAAGTATGTGCCGACTCTCGTGGAACTCCGCAAGGCGAAGGGCATGACTCCGGAATCTGCCCGTGCCGCTCTTAAAGACAACGTAATGCTTGCTACGATGATGCTCAAGTTCGGTGAAGTCGATGGCCTCGTTTCTGGTGCTATCCACTCTACGGCTGACACGCTCCGCCCGGCTCTCCAGATTATCCGTACCGCTCCGGGCGTGAAGTCCGTGAGCTCCGTGTTTTTCATGTGCATGAAGGACAAGACCTATATCTACGGCGACTGCGCTATCAACCTGAACCCGCTTGCCGAAGAACTCGCCGATATCGCTCTCCAGTGCGATGACACTGCAAAGGCATTCGGCCTCCCGAGCCGCGTTGCCATGCTCTCTTACAGCACCATCAATTCGGGCAAGGGCCCGGATGCAGACCTCGTCGTGGCGGCAACCGCCGCTG
This is a stretch of genomic DNA from Fibrobacter sp. UBA4297. It encodes these proteins:
- a CDS encoding fibro-slime domain-containing protein; translation: MRISGLFYRVLVCLAIFSAYAFAQTVAVAHIIYEGNVLYYADNESNFVYKAVEKNSDGTFTIEFTNERLANGKKDVRRLQFGVGCNGNTCHTDLSPNNKPLLGELFPGYKDNVTDAANIVKQVVWIVINDDKTLTISDTKPVVAVKPKKHIRFLPPWTNTNAIMYLNDTENYMSPVASPYCGWFESKVSKPSVSANVYFKQTIGTTYISADGSTEDLATIAPINLDSALALSDTIWIVAYQYGTPEVHTAYPGVLGECLPKILPVMMFDWYDGSMNSDGSKNGLNYGDGGAGRTGFDMRGVPMFGTGTSEDFGQGGCEGSPMTGMVEKQLGPNGVPVMAKNFPGGCKNSTHLNSWFLPEVLYSDGVNSYTNVTCRDLELTLTDDGFWLGQKDDESPERGLFLLDDFRWLDSAHTIENPHYDSISGGSDAPGYHNYGFAMKIQAEFVYVKGQYFEFNGDDDVWVFINNKLVVDIGGQHRKVKKSVNLDDLGLTPGETYPFHIFYAERKRTQSNFMMRTSIDLKVESSMLLTDHSVDSTLIKKEVWQNIREKTLACDFSANSETKRTERGPSNFSLFGKSLPMTGVALSKLDTAYYNGITISNDFTMLTINTTTISRTQALPPGTYYVRVALKNNPKEYKDVYFTIPPTELPNIAFADIIDSSYCFADVVTKDTLCLDKFWKPLGNIASRNVDSDTLPINLNKKEKLWAGRIYPINVSYVEEWASSYSGIAVQVSTSDPKLIPCDSLGNPLPNNEFMLIEGKNTFFVKATGAINHGSITISTAAAKNKSAAWTNINIAEPPVPQIETAFIYDRNGDGRGDSVWVSFNKPLGGNSVLNAISFTFGLTHYETANIRYAEGDRVLSIVADGDGFGPAISTGGSLEPYSGKITALYTYTNPEDHSVSNFSVDGLLGDGIGPVIMAAEISYTSDGRTALTITFSEGLTAQNASSSLFSFRSYGSGTFSTFVQEADYIVTSPANRWKLFFSRKSTTDIIPVVGDTIRIKPPSESGLSLDLAGIPAHDLNPWVRITGEQRITVTSPPVVTMDKDSPNFEKTKEIVRSDSATVPILVTSDKPLTATQVGEIYGTQGHYLGDMNMSELVENEISEIVKVVKAGSVFTDKEAVKSGSQSTSVTLETIIAMMDRKEISPKEAKERFGVSDVIANAYNNGLLSKDNLNNYMHGTEDDVKTIAESMADRTELSYKTTYYSSLGHFVNSDEGNIACNDNIFKKDGAKNCLGNDGHLYLAWNMRSKKGRLAGTGVYIARLEIRLIVNGKRITKRTQDFLWGFRHGKLSIADFDL
- a CDS encoding fibro-slime domain-containing protein; the encoded protein is MRCKHIVSSLFFVLLCATVSSMAADYSFRIQNGTTIYSGEKLYVSIERRGSSTKCVELSSYGDGTSFYTKQSLNNSQNPKFTFYATRNCKGEALATISPLSNSENIEQPVQNNLIISFSDFGVIQVNSPEPITAPGKAPTTQPGNDTPTTQPGNDNPTTPDRPTQAKRKTIRFFAPWTNTSAVLYIAGGDSSKMTTVKNYCGWFEARIVPPSGSLQVYFKQTIGNEYVTDNHFSTKILPIAQSTLLSLDSAVAEADTVWVKAGKEIGMPTTVYTKYPGILGDCPTKTLPVMMFDWLHGTKGDGDGVGKNGDPANGVSADFGSGGCGGSNAKDEKNRGYMRGMVQETLGANGVPVPSINFPENCKITTHLDKWFLPEIIAQKNGKQYSNATCRSIELQLQDDGLWLGQKDGNSPEGGLFLLDDFQYLDAEQTVLNPYFDNISGHNKRHNYGFTMKIQATFEYVPGQYFEFLGDDDVWVFINNRLVVDIGGQHSQVSGAVDLDTLGLTEGFNYPFHIFYAERHTSSSNFMMRTSIDLKTEASLFYQDLSANGVLDFQIYQIIREQALSCDFSGTTIKDTVDAPSNFTLIGSGAYAEGVPLDSIGVWFGGITIKPGYTGFTINTDLIRTMRTLPPGTYQLRFSLQKDESQYDEITFVIDQYDSPEIFFARVDAQNKWSVIPKGMDGAVDGSVDTLGKWVNTRYPVNVTLEDWATFDDMVYIATNNPAVIPCDENGNAITAITLKNGKATFYVKATTPVINSKIVVTSADETQQAVWKNISFMEPPVPQVVFASFFDRDGDGRGDSVFAKLSKPIGTLNQLFVHMDSIQLEFGEVFPTIVNGFVANDFDSSLAITADGGFGTVPFTGGAESVYSGKLTPFWKYTEGGVPTTISLTSDVTDSIGPVITAADISYSDDGSTVLQLTFSEGLDCENEADANYFTYFFKQTELERNDIVPDILVKQSKSKWKLIFRSSSNDKDNIPVMGDSIKLVPNVHTDLLHRSTDPRNPFVRISGEQRVVVTSAPVVTIGESDSSRAIIASPTPTVPKLVQEDKPMTAKEVAQSYGSQGHYLGDLSISSLVKDEVTNLQSAVKNFNAKSIENGGPHLEEVLIQVQAGKMNIDQANRTYHLGDEIVNAYKSEVIKANDVTGIANGNASVIDKVTKELAAKTTLEYQTQYFTSLGIFVNSNSGSFSCTDKFYNGNCLDSNNDGKIFLAWNMKSKNGRLVGTGVYIARLTYKIRTGNRVIVDRTQDFLWGVRHGKTKGFEIDLNH
- the pta gene encoding phosphate acetyltransferase yields the protein MNRVYLVATAASNMEAKVQEIVDAVTKAGLIATVYKPLQVFSAADSVAEIKAGKSAVLMEKICADFLKQDFDDVDAVVVEGATGMNDVIAHKFNDDLASALDAKIFADGEDAELFCPKRLLRCEKCLAGDLATPAAERRVSQAMFRASLLSKASKCVKRIVLPEGSEPRTVQAACLAVERNIAVPVLIGSKADIEATAKTVGVKLPANIEIIEPSAELAEKYVPTLVELRKAKGMTPESARAALKDNVMLATMMLKFGEVDGLVSGAIHSTADTLRPALQIIRTAPGVKSVSSVFFMCMKDKTYIYGDCAINLNPLAEELADIALQCDDTAKAFGLPSRVAMLSYSTINSGKGPDADLVVAATAAAKAARPEMLIDGPLQYDAATVESVGALKAPNSPVAGKATVFVFPDLSAGNIGYKAVQRSAHGTIAIGPMLQGLAKPVNDLSRGALVEDIVYTIALTAVQAQK